DNA sequence from the Arthrobacter sp. V1I9 genome:
GCGCCGAGCCCTGCCGCGGCCATCTCGAGGCTTGCGTGGAAGTCGTCACTGTGGGCCACCACGCGGGGATGCAGGTTGCAACCCGCGAAGAGGCGTTCGATAACCATGGCATCGCTGGTCCCGGGGTGGTGCATGATCCACGGCATTTCGGACAGATGGTCCGCTGCCACCTTCGCGTCGGACCGGAAACCCCAGCCGGCCGGCAGGACTACCCGGAAGTTGTCGTCCCCGATCCACTGCCGGTTGATGGTGTTCGGCCACGCGAACCCGGTCTGACCCACCTGGAAAACCACGGCAAGGTCCAGGTCACCGCCGGTACGCAGCCCCTGGATGGTTTGGCCGGGTTCCGCCACGGATACTTTCAGGTCAATGCCCAGGTTCTTCCATGCCGGGTTTTTCAGGATCCGGGGCAGGACATAGGTTGCCAGGCTGGGAAAAATGCCCAGCCGAAGTTCCTGGTTGGCCGTGTCCTGGGTTTTGGAGGCAGCGGCCATCAGTGCCTCCATGTCCGTGAGCACTTTGGCAGCGTGCCGGGTCATCACGACGGCGGCTTCCGTAGGCACCACGCTGCGCGCGGAACGTTGGAAGAGGACCACGCCGGTGTCCCGTTCCAGCGCAGACATCTGTTGCGAGACTGCCGAGGCCGTGTAGCCCAGCGTTGACGCGGCGGCCGCGAATGAGCCCAGCCGCGTGACCTCCAGAAGGGTCTTCAGGTGTACCGGATTTACCACCTGCCCACAGTACTCCGCCGCCCAGCGCTCAAGAAGCCGTCCAGCACCGAAGAGGCTGCCGGGCCGGGACCCATCCGCTGCTACTGCTGCCCCGAATTGCCCTCTGTATACCCACCCTTGGCAAATGTTCAGCAGAGGAGCATAAATTGTCACCTGACCCAGCAGTAAACAGAGGCGAAAGACGGCGGGTTGCCGTCGTCGGCAGCGGCGTGGCCGGTCTAACGGCAGCCTACGTCCTCAACCGGCAGGATAACGTCACCCTGTTTGAGGCAGACGCCCGGCTGGGCGGGCATGCCCAAACGCACCACATTCCGCAACCGGACGGGACGGCTATCGGCGTCGATACCGGCTTCATCGTCCACAACGAGCGGACCTACCCCACCCTGCTGCGGCTGTTTACCGAGCTGGGGGTGGAGACCCAGGACTCGGAAATGAGCATGTCCGTCCGGTGCGATGGCTGCGGGCTGGAGTATGCAGGGGCGCGCGAAGGCGGCCGCGGAATTATTGCCCGCCCGTCCAGCCTGCTGCGGGGCCGCTATCTGCTGATGCTGCTCGAGGTCACCCGCTTCTACCGCAAGGCACGGGCCCTCCTGAGCACTGCACCCTTTTCAGCGGCCAGCCCGGACGCCGCCCCGCCTGAGCTGACGCTCGGCAAGTTCCTGGAACGGGAAAACTTCAGCCCGTACTTCATCTCGCATTTCATGACCCCGGTAGTCAGTGCCGTCTGGTCCTGCGACCCCATCACTGCGCTGGCCTATCCGGCACGCTACCTCTTCACCTTCCTGGATCATCACGGGATGCTGGGCGTGAAGGGCTCCCCGCAGTGGCGGACCGTCACCGGCGGTTCCGCCCGCTACGTGGAGAAACTTGCAGCCACCCTGTCGGATATCCGGGTCGGCACCCCTGTCACTGCCATCCGCCGCCTGCCGGATGGCGTGGAACTCGCAACTGAGCACGGGCTGGAAGACTTTGACGCCGTCGTGATTGCCACCCACCCGGCCCAGGCACTCGGGTTACTGGCAGATGCCACGCCCGCTGAGAAGCAGGCGCTGGGCGGAATGCCTTACTCGGTAAACCACACAGTGTTCCATCAGGATCCGGCGGTCCTTCCTACGGCCGGCAATGCGAAGGCGTCGTGGAACTACCGCCTGCCGTCGTGTGACGCCCGGCCGGACAAGGTGCTGGTCAGTTACGACCTCAGCCGGCTGCAGCGGCTGGACTCCGTTGGGGGCAGGCCTTACCTGGTGAGCCTGGGGGAGTCGGAGCTGATTGCTGACGACGCCGTGCTGGAGCGGATGGTGTATGAGCACCCGCAGTACACCCCTGAATCCCTGCAGGCGCAGCAGGCGATCGCAGGACTCAGCGACAGCCGCATCGCCTACGCCGGAGCGTACCTGGGCTGGGGCTTCCATGAGGACGGCGCACTGTCCGGCGTTCGGGCGGCGGAATCTTTAGGCCGCTCCTGGCGTCATGCCGTAGCTGGTGATCCGCTCGAGTCCCCGAACGGCGGGGAGCGGGAACTTCTTTCCGCAACGGACCCTTCATGAGCGCGGCCATCTACCGCACGTCAATTTCCCACGTGCGGCGCACACCGTTGAAGAACGCATTTACGTACCGCAGCTACAGCTGGTTCGTGGACGTCGACAGGCTCCCGCGGCTTCCGTTCCTGCTGCGGCCGCTGGCCGTGTTCCGCGCGGGCGACCACCTCGGCGATCCGGACGCCACCATC
Encoded proteins:
- a CDS encoding NAD(P)/FAD-dependent oxidoreductase — translated: MSPDPAVNRGERRRVAVVGSGVAGLTAAYVLNRQDNVTLFEADARLGGHAQTHHIPQPDGTAIGVDTGFIVHNERTYPTLLRLFTELGVETQDSEMSMSVRCDGCGLEYAGAREGGRGIIARPSSLLRGRYLLMLLEVTRFYRKARALLSTAPFSAASPDAAPPELTLGKFLERENFSPYFISHFMTPVVSAVWSCDPITALAYPARYLFTFLDHHGMLGVKGSPQWRTVTGGSARYVEKLAATLSDIRVGTPVTAIRRLPDGVELATEHGLEDFDAVVIATHPAQALGLLADATPAEKQALGGMPYSVNHTVFHQDPAVLPTAGNAKASWNYRLPSCDARPDKVLVSYDLSRLQRLDSVGGRPYLVSLGESELIADDAVLERMVYEHPQYTPESLQAQQAIAGLSDSRIAYAGAYLGWGFHEDGALSGVRAAESLGRSWRHAVAGDPLESPNGGERELLSATDPS
- a CDS encoding LysR family transcriptional regulator; translation: MVNPVHLKTLLEVTRLGSFAAAASTLGYTASAVSQQMSALERDTGVVLFQRSARSVVPTEAAVVMTRHAAKVLTDMEALMAAASKTQDTANQELRLGIFPSLATYVLPRILKNPAWKNLGIDLKVSVAEPGQTIQGLRTGGDLDLAVVFQVGQTGFAWPNTINRQWIGDDNFRVVLPAGWGFRSDAKVAADHLSEMPWIMHHPGTSDAMVIERLFAGCNLHPRVVAHSDDFHASLEMAAAGLGAALVPELALRHRPEGVVVLDVPEIRLARNVFALLINDRKTARVQLFVDLLAETLAGMRTAVN